A genomic stretch from Strongyloides ratti genome assembly S_ratti_ED321, chromosome : 1 includes:
- a CDS encoding C901, with amino-acid sequence MNIIIILLFFFINIFSYISSKGVLEVKLISFISKSISPIEINVCIKEYQTIVEDTGDCRFGTKSIILPKGYYIPEANSNISHVLIFPFDMTWPKSHSLIVKGKLLNNDEVKVNDSVVIIYKQSFLHSGNLFLDVGKAENTNASIHFFSSIKCDVNYYGTDCSKICYSNVFENEHVECDQNGKPICKEGWSGIKCDQPICKFGCGLNGKCVAPDTCDCLSGYTGKSCEECLPSVGCQNGYCKNKGNECICNEGWAGEFCEIDIEPCHKKNKCKNNGVCLNGKDGSVRCECKGRFYGKYCQHEKISCSSFPCQNGGTCVMTSDGSEFKPVCDCLPSFFGKYCQSTKDTNDYVEDIIVETNEIIDKKGVINEIELEEVKIKKNITSYIQWNFINIIVVLSLLIVIAFLIATRKKKITRNPTFSIVGKYHTEELNPSRLEKASKYPLSSNYINYTMENVYSYEPFSSILEKSRNFENVISEPQIENGIKHFKCEKNNEYDDLYSEVYSTISDRMGSKTQL; translated from the exons atgaatattattattatcttactatttttttttatcaatattttttcctACATATCATCAAAAGGAGTATTAGaagttaaattaatttcttttatatcaaaaagtaTTTCACCTATTGAAATAAATGTATGTATTAAAGAATATCAGACAATTGTTGAGGATACTGGAGATTGCCGATTTGGCACTAAATCAATTATACTGCCCAAAGGTTATTATATACCTGAGGCAAATAGTAATATTTCacatgttttaatttttccatTTGACATGACATGGCCT AAGTCACATTCATTAATTGTAAAAGGaaaactattaaataatgatgaaGTAAAGGTAAATG attcTGTTGTTATAATATACAAACAAAGTTTTTTACACTCTGGTAATTTGTTTTTGGATGTTGGAAAAGCTGAAAACACCAATGCAtctatacattttttttcaagtatCAAGTGTGATGTTAATTATTATGGAACAGACTGTTCAAAGATATGTTATAGTAATGTATTTGAAAATGAACATGTGGAGTGTGATCAAAATGGAAAGCCAATTTGTAAGGAGGGATGGAGTGGAATTAAATGTGATCAAC caaTTTGTAAATTTGGATGTGGTTTAAATGGAAAATGTGTTGCTCCTGATACTTGTGATTGTCTTTCTGGATATACTGGAAAAAGTTGTGAGGAATGCCTTCCATCTGTTGGATGTCAGAATggttattgtaaaaataaaggTAATGAATGTATCTGTAATGAGGGATGGGCAGGAGAATTTTGTGAAATTGATATAGAACCAtgtcataaaaaaaataaatgtaaaaataatggtGTTTGCCTAAATGGAAAGGATGGTTCTGTGAGATGTGAATGTAAAGGAAGATTTTATGGAAAATATTGTCAACATGAGAAAATATCATGTAGTTCATTTCCCTGTCAAAATGGAGGTACCTGTGTAATGACTAGTGATGGATCTGAATTTAAACCAGTATGTGATTGCCTACCATCTTTCTTTGGAAAATATTGTCAGTCAACCAAAGATACTAATGATTATGTGGAAGATATTATTGTAGAGACAAAtgaaattattgataaaaaaggagttattaatgaaattgaGTTAGAAgaagttaaaattaaaaaaaatattacctCATATATTCAATggaattttattaatattatagttgtattatctttattaattgTGATTGCATTTTTAATTGCTACaaggaaaaagaaaataacgAGAAATCCTACTTTTTCTATAGTTGGAAAATATCATACAGAAGAATTGAATCCATCGAGGCTTGAAAAAGCTTCAAAATATCCATTGAGtagtaattatattaattatactaTGGAAAATGTGTATTCATATGAACCATTTTCTtctatattagaaaaaagtcgtaattttgaaaatgtaATCTCAGAACCTCAAATAGAAAATggaattaaacattttaagtgtgaaaaaaataatgagtATGATGATTTATATTCAGAAGTGTATAGTACAATTTCAGATAGAATGGGATCAAAAACACaactttaa